A region of Larimichthys crocea isolate SSNF chromosome X, L_crocea_2.0, whole genome shotgun sequence DNA encodes the following proteins:
- the hpf1 gene encoding histone PARylation factor 1, with protein sequence MTGRAKRKPRSTQESGKGNGELKKARPDESKAAPSSQVDSARRDEIMQLYKLQMPEDLYHFWDFCKELCPDSPCGALKDTLGLQLVGPFEILAGAHKKSKNPQPNFHLHWRFFYDPPEFQTVLLGSEDSQHHIGYYRDTPDSLPSFVGENEAKKGYAITQMGDNVFAAVLLYLLKRRKERGGKKAAGEALESLEAQLRDRAETLGLSLEQKTKGMKQRDKKVVTKTFHGAGIVVPVDKNDVGYRELPETDAGLKKICKAIAEARNDEERVKAFGPLQEMITFVQFANDECDYGMGYELGIDLFCYGSHYFHKVVKQLLPMAYSLLKRNLFGEIVEAHLSSRSHDDLDQLSAQ encoded by the exons GAGTCGGGTAAAGGCAACGGGGAGTTGAAGAAAGCCCGTCCTGATGAGTCCAAAGCCGCGCCGTCGTCGCAGGTGGATTCAGCTCGGCGTGATGAGATCATGCAACTGTATAAGCTTCAAATGCCAGAAGATCTGTACCACTTCTGGGACTTCTGCAAGGAGCTCTGCCCCGACAGCCCCTGTG GTGCACTGAAAGACACGCTGGGTTTGCAGCTGGTTGGTCCTTTTGAAATTCTGGCAGGAGCTCACAAAAAGTCCAAGAACCCTCAGCCCAACTTCCACCTGCACTGGAGGTTTTTCTACGACCCACCAGAGTTTCAGACCGTCCTCCTGGGGAGCGAGGACAGTCAGCATCACATTGGCTACTACAG agatacTCCAGACTCCCTTCCTTCGTTTGTCGGGGAAAATGAAGCCAAGAAAGGCTACGCTATTACACAGATGGGGGATAACGTGTTCGCTGCTGTCCT CCTGTATCTcttgaagaggaggaaagagagaggtggCAAGAAAGCAGCGGGAGAGGCTCTGGAAAGCTTGGAGGCACAGCTGAGAGACCGGGCAGAGACGCTGGGCTTGTCTCTAGAGCAGAAGACCAAAGGCATGAAGCAGAGGGACAAGAAG GTGGTCACCAAGACGTTCCACGGTGCCGGCATCGTTGTACCCGTAGACAAGAATGATGTAGGATACAGAGAACTACCAGAAACAGATG CCGGTCTCAAAAAGATCTGCAAGGCAATCGCCGAAGCCCGGAATGACGAGGAGCGCGTCAAAGCCTTCGGACCTCTCCAGGAGATGATCACGTTTGTTCAGTTCGCCAACGACGAGTGTGACTACGGCATGGGCTACGAGCTGGGAATAGACCTCTTCTGTTACGGATCCCAT TATTTCCACAAGGTGGTCAAGCAGCTCCTGCCCATGGCCTACAGCTTGCTGAAAAGGAATTTGTTTGGGGAGATTGTGGAGGCCCACCTCTCGAGCCGCAGCCATGACGACCTGGACCAACTCTCCGCacaatga